The proteins below are encoded in one region of Telopea speciosissima isolate NSW1024214 ecotype Mountain lineage chromosome 10, Tspe_v1, whole genome shotgun sequence:
- the LOC122642970 gene encoding probable prefoldin subunit 2 produces MSNKVEGDGKEPVNEQAIANIYGNMRSEINQLHSKITELEMEVSEHSLVIGAIQPLDPSRRCYWMIGGVLVERTIKEVLPAVQRNKEGLEEVISRLNEALEKKKKEIAEFEAKYEIRIRKSDGEVKDDGGRKEGSAQGVLVGPAGAKNE; encoded by the coding sequence ATGTCGAACAAAGTTGAAGGTGATGGTAAGGAACCAGTGAATGAGCAGGCAATTGCCAACATATATGGCAACATGAGGTCTGAAATCAACCAACTTCACtcaaaaattacagaattggaGATGGAAGTGAGCGAGCACTCTTTGGTGATTGGAGCCATACAGCCACTTGATCCATCCAGGCGATGCTACTGGATGATTGGAGGTGTGCTGGTGGAGAGAACCATCAAGGAGGTCCTACCAGCAGTCCAGCGTAACAAAGAGGGTCTTGAGGAGGTGATTTCTCGGCTAAATGAAGCcttggaaaagaagaaaaaggagattgCTGAATTTGAAGCAAAATATGAAATCAGGATAAGAAAATCAGATGGTGAGGTGAAAGATGATGGAGGTCGGAAGGAAGGTTCTGCTCAAGGAGTTCTTGTGGGTCCTGCGGGTGCTAAGAATGAATAA